One Tiliqua scincoides isolate rTilSci1 chromosome 9, rTilSci1.hap2, whole genome shotgun sequence DNA segment encodes these proteins:
- the LOC136660335 gene encoding arylacetamide deacetylase-like 4 codes for MALAKVLMVLSWYIFTCISSLMFPWTVYYAITRTDLPPGFKQRVILQAMDIVRDCAFGLGKFLEKLGICHKLALVRLTFDGIPPLQNSNLLIMDLIFDDVPVRVYWPKTPVAGQKRGMLYLHGGAGLVGSIRGYERICRSIAQRSDSVVVSVGYRLAPEHPHPIKLRDCLTAAIHFLKHAKDYGVDPNRIIIGGDSSGGTYSTAVAQELVSRADLPRLRAQILIYPFLQALDINLPSYQQYHSSPILSKKLLVIFYFMNLALKPRGVNAIMKNAHVPEAMRVKYSKWINADLIPAEFKVKASEPPVLASFSEVLYEVCKAALETKFSPLLADDEVIRQLPETFLLTCEYDILRDDGLLYKKRLEDNGVPVTWYHARDGVHGMLLLLNYPFLEFQNLKDSLNQVLHFLEGL; via the exons ATGGCACTTGCTAAAGTTCTGATGGTTCTGTCCTGGTATATCTTCACCTGCATTTCTTCCCTGATGTTTCCATGGACCGTTTATTATGCCATCACCAGGACAGACTTGCCTCCTGGATTCAAACAACGTGTAATACTACAAGCTATGGATATAGTGCGTGATTGCGCATTTGGTTTG GGGAAGTTTCTCGAAAAACTTGGCATCTGCCACAAGCTTGCATTAGTGCGGTTGACATTCGATGGGATACCACCATTACAGAACTCCAACCTGCTCATCATGGATCTGATTTTTGACGACGTCCCAGTGAGGGTGTACTGGCCCAAAACACCAGTTGCTGGCCAAAAGAGAGGAATGCTCTACCTTCATGGTGGAGCTGGCCTGGTTGGGAGCATCC GAGGATATGAACGAATCTGTCGCAGTATTGCCCAAAGAAGTGATTCTGTGGTTGTAAGTGTTGG GTATCGTTTAGCTCCTGAGCATCCGCATCCAATCAAGCTAAGAGACTGTCTCACGGCTGCCATACACTTTCTGAAGCATGCCAAGGATTACGGAGTTGACCCCAATCGCATTATTATTGGTGGGGACAGTAGTGGTGGCACATATTCTACAGCGGTTGCCCAAGAACTGGTGTCCCGAGCGGATCTCCCAAGGCTCCGAGCACAGATCTTGATATACCCATTTCTCCAGGCACTAGATATCAATTTGCCTTCCTACCAGCAGTACCACTCAAGCCCTATTTTATCCAAAAAATTGCTTGTGATTTTTTATTTCATGAATCTTGCTCTGAAACCTAGAGGTGTGAATGCAATTATGAAAAATGCCCATGTTCCTGAGGCCATGAGGGTGAAGTACAGTAAGTGGATTAATGCCGACCTCATTCCGGCTGAGTTCAAGGTCAAGGCCTCTGAGCCCCCAGTGCTTGCCTCGTTTTCAGAAGTACTGTACGAAGTGTGCAAGGCAGCACTTGAGACCAAGTTTTCCCCACTTCTAGCTGATGATGAGGTTATCCGGCAACTGCCTGAGACTTTCCTTTTGACCTGCGAATATGACATTCTCAGGGATGATGGACTTTTGTACAAGAAACGCTTGGAGGACAACGGTGTGCCAGTGACCTGGTATCATGCTCGGGATGGTGTGCATGGAATGTTACTACTACTTAATTATCCATTTCTGGAATTTCAAAACTTAAAAGACTCTTTGAATCAAGTATTGCATTTTTTAGAAGGTCTCTAA